From a single Deltaproteobacteria bacterium genomic region:
- the nosD gene encoding nitrous oxide reductase family maturation protein NosD has product MIMRIVAIVFILSAYLAAADSNVTVHTVSPEGPYTSISAAIQSAEKGDTIRVRSGEYKEHIVVDKTLTLTGEDYPVIDGEGKGVVVLIKAPGTVFRGFNVTGSGESLNLEHGGILLDSAPRSVIENNRLDDVLFGIYLKNSPDGLISKNFIRGKDLPLPERGDGIRLWYSSGTKILNNHVVNARDLVMWWSGNTVIEGNRVEKGRYGLHYMYSNDNLFKDNVFIDNYVGGFLMYSSGITFHNNIFARNQGPATGYGIGFKDLDDIVAEGNLFIDNRIGMYLDNSPHLIDSWNKIDDNVIAYNDIGISMMPSIERNIFVSNSFMDNHEQVEVRGGGELKGNEWNEHNRGNYWSDYVGYDGDGDGIGEIPYKSESLFENIIDSRPELRIFVHSPVSKAIELASEAFPLMKPAPKLTDDYPLVGAGVPEHLKKDRRKLSPALLVLSLSMVLIPLSFYGYLLKS; this is encoded by the coding sequence ATGATAATGCGTATAGTGGCAATTGTTTTTATTTTGTCGGCATATCTGGCAGCCGCAGATTCTAACGTGACCGTTCATACGGTTTCGCCCGAGGGCCCCTACACGTCGATTTCCGCGGCTATACAGTCGGCGGAGAAAGGCGACACGATCCGGGTCCGCTCGGGCGAATACAAAGAGCACATTGTCGTCGATAAAACGCTTACACTCACAGGGGAGGACTATCCTGTAATCGACGGCGAAGGAAAGGGCGTTGTCGTACTGATTAAGGCCCCCGGCACGGTGTTCAGGGGCTTCAATGTTACGGGCAGCGGGGAGAGCCTTAATCTGGAGCACGGCGGTATACTGCTCGATTCCGCGCCCCGAAGCGTAATAGAAAATAACCGACTCGATGACGTCCTGTTCGGTATTTATCTCAAAAATTCTCCCGACGGTCTAATAAGCAAGAACTTTATACGAGGCAAAGACCTCCCCCTTCCCGAAAGGGGGGACGGTATAAGGCTCTGGTACAGCTCGGGCACGAAGATACTGAACAACCATGTCGTAAACGCGAGAGACCTCGTGATGTGGTGGTCCGGGAACACGGTGATCGAGGGGAACAGGGTCGAGAAGGGGAGGTACGGACTTCACTACATGTACAGTAACGACAACCTTTTCAAGGATAACGTATTCATAGATAACTACGTGGGTGGATTCCTTATGTACAGCAGCGGTATAACCTTCCATAACAATATATTCGCGCGAAATCAGGGCCCCGCTACAGGGTACGGCATAGGATTTAAGGACCTCGACGACATAGTAGCGGAAGGGAACCTCTTCATAGACAACAGGATCGGTATGTACCTGGACAACTCGCCCCACCTCATCGACTCCTGGAATAAAATTGACGACAACGTAATCGCTTATAACGACATCGGCATTTCGATGATGCCCTCCATCGAGAGGAATATTTTCGTCTCCAACAGTTTTATGGACAACCACGAGCAGGTCGAGGTCAGGGGAGGGGGAGAGCTCAAGGGAAACGAATGGAACGAGCACAACAGGGGAAATTACTGGAGCGATTACGTGGGTTATGACGGAGACGGCGACGGGATAGGGGAAATACCCTACAAATCGGAGAGCCTTTTTGAGAACATTATAGATTCCAGACCCGAGCTCAGGATATTCGTGCACAGCCCCGTATCAAAGGCTATCGAGCTCGCGTCGGAAGCTTTTCCCCTAATGAAGCCCGCGCCCAAGCTGACGGACGATTATCCTCTTGTCGGGGCCGGGGTGCCGGAACATCTGAAAAAAGACAGACGGAAGCTCTCCCCCGCCTTACTTGTCCTATCTTTATCGATGGTTCTGATCCCGCTTTCTTTCTACGGGTATTTACTCAAGAGTTAA
- a CDS encoding cytochrome C gives MKENELIFGPRIPKELWEKERKRFLLPSIILVAAAVILFISIFLPYWKITLFAPQYPDGLEASMYVNRLTGDVHEIDGLNHYIGMKPMGEAAVLERTLSVFIIIGLALLIAGAVYVHSPVALFLCIPALLYPVFFLGDLYFWMRNFGMNLDRNAPLSGAIKPFVPPILGEGKIAQFSTIATWEIGLYMSIAASVLIIIGLYFHRRAYKPLIVDSREARSA, from the coding sequence ATGAAAGAAAATGAGCTTATATTCGGCCCCCGTATCCCAAAAGAATTATGGGAAAAAGAGAGAAAGAGGTTTCTTCTTCCGTCGATAATTCTGGTCGCTGCGGCGGTCATTCTCTTTATATCCATATTTCTGCCTTACTGGAAAATAACGCTCTTCGCGCCCCAGTATCCGGACGGCCTTGAGGCCAGCATGTACGTCAACAGGCTCACGGGGGATGTTCATGAGATAGACGGGCTCAACCACTATATAGGTATGAAGCCTATGGGCGAGGCGGCTGTCCTTGAGCGCACGCTGAGCGTGTTCATCATAATCGGCCTTGCGCTTCTCATAGCTGGCGCGGTTTATGTACACAGCCCCGTTGCCCTTTTTCTCTGTATTCCGGCGCTCCTCTATCCCGTGTTCTTTCTGGGGGACCTCTATTTCTGGATGCGGAATTTCGGCATGAACCTCGACAGAAACGCACCCCTGAGCGGCGCGATAAAACCGTTTGTCCCGCCGATACTCGGAGAGGGGAAGATAGCGCAGTTCAGCACTATCGCTACCTGGGAGATAGGACTTTATATGTCGATCGCGGCGTCCGTGCTGATAATCATCGGCTTATATTTTCACCGGAGGGCATACAAGCCACTGATTGTGGATTCCCGGGAAGCCCGGAGCGCTTGA
- the nosZ gene encoding Sec-dependent nitrous-oxide reductase produces the protein MTVSKRLLGVLPLLLLALSIAFFTGCQEKGEVEKDENGKTVRQEGQVGNGAQAIAEARGLTPQDVEAALKTYVPTGKYDDYLMFASGGHSGQVFVIGVPSMRLLKEIAVFTPEPWQGFGFGSVESEHILNSGNMPFGENRELRWADTHHPALSETGGDYDGQFLFINDKANARVAVIDLRDFEVKQIIKTPNMISDHGSTFVTPNTEFVIEASQYATPILLGEYAPIDQYQEKYRGIIAFHKFDREKGRIVEEGSFQMEVPPYWQDLCDAGKKVSEGWLFCNSINTEMATGGIEQGNPPFEAGVSARDMDYMHVIDWKKAAEVAGQPGKTVEIGGVNVIPMETVIAEGLLYFIPEPKSPHGVDVAPGGDYVVVAGKLDTHATIYGFDKIQKAIKDKLIEGEDTYGVPILNYNDVVTAQLEIGLGPLHTQFDNEGNAYTSVFIESTLAKWKLGPPYNEGEDAWTLTEKIPVHYNIGHTVCAEGDTVSPDGKYCVALNKWSIDRFTPVGPLLPQNFQLIDVSGDKMQLLYDMPIGSGEPHYVQMIKTDKLDPWSVYPEVGFNPGTMSVDPNAATAGNEKIVREDGKVEVWMSAIRSHFNPEHISVNEGDEVILHITNVERARDATHGFAIDGYNVNLSIEPGEANTVKFVADKPGVYPFYCTEFCSALHLEMMGYLLVEPDGN, from the coding sequence ATGACAGTATCCAAGAGGTTATTAGGGGTATTACCGCTGTTGCTCCTGGCCCTCTCGATAGCCTTTTTCACCGGTTGTCAGGAGAAAGGAGAGGTGGAAAAGGATGAAAACGGGAAGACGGTCAGGCAGGAGGGGCAAGTGGGCAATGGAGCGCAGGCGATAGCCGAAGCGCGCGGACTCACGCCGCAGGACGTGGAAGCCGCGCTTAAGACCTATGTGCCTACAGGGAAGTATGATGATTACCTGATGTTTGCCTCCGGGGGTCATTCCGGACAGGTGTTTGTTATAGGCGTTCCGTCCATGCGCCTTCTCAAGGAGATAGCGGTATTTACGCCCGAGCCGTGGCAGGGATTCGGGTTCGGCTCCGTTGAGTCCGAGCATATCCTCAATTCGGGTAATATGCCGTTCGGTGAGAATAGAGAGCTCAGGTGGGCCGACACTCACCATCCGGCATTGAGCGAGACGGGCGGCGATTACGACGGGCAGTTCTTATTCATCAACGACAAGGCTAACGCCAGGGTCGCGGTGATCGATCTTCGCGACTTTGAAGTAAAGCAGATAATAAAGACGCCGAATATGATCTCGGATCACGGCTCTACTTTCGTTACGCCTAATACCGAGTTCGTAATCGAGGCTTCTCAGTACGCGACTCCCATACTACTGGGCGAGTACGCTCCGATCGACCAGTATCAGGAAAAGTACCGCGGTATTATTGCGTTCCACAAGTTCGACAGGGAAAAGGGAAGGATCGTGGAGGAAGGGTCATTCCAGATGGAAGTACCACCTTACTGGCAGGACCTATGCGACGCCGGAAAGAAAGTAAGCGAGGGCTGGCTCTTCTGTAACTCTATAAACACCGAAATGGCTACGGGCGGTATAGAGCAGGGAAATCCTCCTTTCGAGGCGGGCGTGTCGGCAAGGGACATGGACTATATGCACGTGATCGACTGGAAGAAGGCAGCGGAAGTTGCGGGACAGCCCGGGAAAACCGTGGAAATCGGCGGGGTAAACGTTATTCCCATGGAAACTGTTATTGCGGAGGGATTGCTTTACTTCATACCCGAGCCCAAGAGCCCCCACGGCGTGGATGTAGCTCCCGGCGGCGATTACGTAGTGGTAGCGGGCAAGCTCGATACTCACGCGACAATTTACGGGTTTGACAAAATTCAAAAAGCGATAAAGGATAAACTCATTGAAGGAGAAGACACTTACGGCGTTCCCATTCTCAATTACAACGACGTCGTGACGGCGCAGCTCGAGATCGGGCTCGGGCCTTTACATACCCAGTTCGACAATGAGGGTAACGCCTATACGAGCGTATTCATAGAGAGCACGCTCGCCAAGTGGAAGCTGGGCCCCCCTTACAACGAGGGTGAAGATGCCTGGACTCTCACGGAGAAGATACCGGTCCATTACAATATAGGCCACACCGTCTGCGCCGAGGGCGATACCGTTTCTCCTGACGGAAAATACTGCGTCGCGCTGAATAAGTGGTCTATCGACAGATTCACCCCTGTCGGTCCTTTGCTCCCGCAAAATTTCCAGCTTATTGACGTGTCGGGAGATAAAATGCAGCTCCTCTACGATATGCCCATAGGCAGTGGCGAGCCCCATTACGTTCAGATGATAAAGACTGACAAACTCGATCCGTGGTCCGTTTATCCGGAGGTAGGGTTCAATCCGGGAACAATGAGCGTGGACCCGAATGCGGCAACGGCCGGAAACGAGAAGATCGTCCGTGAGGACGGCAAGGTGGAAGTATGGATGTCGGCGATCAGGAGCCACTTCAACCCCGAGCATATATCCGTTAACGAGGGTGATGAGGTTATCCTCCACATAACGAATGTTGAGCGCGCAAGGGACGCTACTCACGGCTTCGCTATAGACGGTTATAACGTCAACCTGAGTATCGAGCCCGGCGAAGCTAATACGGTCAAGTTCGTGGCCGACAAGCCCGGAGTATATCCCTTCTACTGCACCGAGTTCTGCTCGGCTCTCCACCTGGAGATGATGGGTTATCTGCTCGTGGAGCCTGACGGTAATTGA
- a CDS encoding cysteine desulfurase, translating to MQRSIKPLKGFDPYKVKSDFPVFERKVNGKPLVYLDNAATTQKPIQVIQALDNFYKKHNSNIHRGVHTLSYESTVMYEEAHKKVADFIGAPDWRNIIFTRNATESINLVAYAWGLNNLGEGDEVLITIMEHHSNIVPWQMLRDKRGIKLKYLGVDSEGNLNLDKLPELLTEKTKLVGIVHASNVLGTVNPVKRIAEEARKAGALVLIDAAQSVPHMAIDVNDIGCDFLAASGHKMMGPSGTGFLYAREKILSGMDPFLYGGDMIEKVTMEKSTWNELPWKFEAGTPDIGGGIALGAAVDYLKAAGLDNIMSHEEDLLEHAIEGLSAFEWIKIYGPRTGHRVGVISFNVEGVHPHDVAGVLDEEGIAVRSGHHCAQPLMAELGMDYAARMSFYLYNTREEIDLAIKALQKAKRIFG from the coding sequence ATGCAAAGATCGATCAAACCACTGAAGGGCTTTGACCCTTATAAGGTAAAAAGCGATTTTCCCGTATTCGAACGAAAGGTTAACGGGAAGCCGCTCGTTTATCTCGATAACGCGGCTACGACACAGAAGCCGATCCAGGTGATACAGGCACTGGATAATTTTTACAAAAAGCATAATTCCAATATACACAGAGGCGTGCACACTCTAAGCTACGAGTCCACCGTCATGTACGAGGAGGCGCACAAGAAGGTAGCGGATTTCATAGGCGCGCCTGACTGGAGAAATATCATATTCACCCGTAACGCTACGGAGTCCATAAACCTTGTCGCGTACGCGTGGGGTCTTAATAATCTCGGCGAAGGGGACGAGGTTCTCATAACCATCATGGAGCACCATTCCAATATCGTGCCCTGGCAGATGCTGAGGGACAAGAGGGGAATAAAACTCAAGTACCTCGGGGTGGACAGTGAAGGCAATCTGAACCTGGACAAGCTTCCGGAGCTCCTCACCGAGAAGACTAAACTCGTGGGAATAGTCCATGCCTCAAATGTCCTCGGTACGGTGAACCCTGTGAAGCGAATAGCGGAAGAGGCCAGGAAAGCGGGGGCGCTCGTACTAATCGACGCCGCTCAGTCAGTCCCCCATATGGCGATTGATGTTAACGATATAGGGTGCGACTTCCTCGCGGCTTCCGGTCACAAGATGATGGGCCCCTCGGGGACGGGTTTTCTGTACGCGAGGGAAAAAATTCTTTCCGGTATGGATCCCTTTCTCTACGGCGGCGATATGATAGAGAAGGTAACTATGGAAAAGTCCACCTGGAACGAGCTTCCGTGGAAGTTCGAGGCCGGGACGCCGGATATCGGGGGCGGCATCGCTTTAGGCGCGGCAGTCGATTACCTCAAAGCCGCCGGACTCGATAATATCATGTCCCATGAAGAAGACCTCCTTGAGCACGCGATTGAGGGATTGAGCGCTTTTGAGTGGATAAAGATTTACGGCCCGCGTACCGGGCACAGGGTAGGCGTAATATCGTTTAACGTGGAGGGTGTGCATCCCCACGACGTGGCTGGTGTGCTGGACGAAGAGGGTATAGCAGTACGTTCAGGCCATCACTGCGCGCAGCCGCTCATGGCGGAGCTCGGGATGGATTACGCGGCCAGGATGAGCTTTTACCTCTACAATACCAGAGAGGAAATAGACCTCGCAATCAAGGCGCTTCAGAAAGCCAAACGGATTTTCGGATAG
- a CDS encoding cytochrome c, whose amino-acid sequence MISLFLSRFSQFGFFTLLIPVLVFAAITFSSAAGADEGVAQKGQAIFKEKGCVACHSIGKGKITGPDLLGVTERREEEWLKQWLKSPDTMIYTDPIAKEMLKEYLVPMPNQGLSDEEIDILIEYFEYEDSKKAEK is encoded by the coding sequence ATGATTTCACTTTTCTTGTCGCGTTTTTCACAGTTCGGGTTTTTTACACTGCTGATTCCGGTATTGGTCTTTGCCGCAATTACGTTCAGTTCCGCCGCAGGCGCGGATGAAGGGGTTGCGCAAAAAGGGCAGGCTATTTTCAAGGAAAAGGGGTGCGTTGCGTGCCATTCGATAGGCAAGGGCAAAATTACCGGGCCCGACCTGCTGGGCGTCACCGAGAGGAGGGAGGAGGAATGGCTTAAACAATGGCTCAAGTCCCCGGACACGATGATATATACGGACCCTATAGCCAAGGAAATGTTAAAGGAATACCTCGTTCCGATGCCCAATCAGGGCCTCAGTGACGAGGAAATTGATATTCTGATCGAGTATTTCGAATATGAAGACTCTAAAAAAGCTGAGAAGTAG